From Hermetia illucens chromosome 6, iHerIll2.2.curated.20191125, whole genome shotgun sequence, one genomic window encodes:
- the LOC119659237 gene encoding zinc finger protein 436, whose amino-acid sequence MASSQEFLRVYQPPTTGSGQGLLTTVAQLPTKYKIRYLTHTVESPLDLSVKPTTETICGPITPPPSPPKKRYRDENFNTGINGNSSDSTDETTKILKAELQLTIQKEVTPQKPIKVSSVQRTSKSQPPINKDKKSKAMRKLKFDEDTSSPVSGTIIRPLEEIGENSLDQPGDIDPQYNIVEVTEEAKAELAIIKNVIGAYVCKLCRIEFDDAFGLARHRCSCIVLLEYRCPECGKRFNCPANLASHRRWHKPKDEVLRKQNENNENEPQHRCMECGKSFKRQAYLRKHMLTHKKDNVSPAISSEHNSVQSSRSSLLTYRTDDSNSGESHLSIAAGDSNNSVHYKEYKEYQENRYYKFDSEDMESRSDCSSPGRLRIVENSLTEEENIAAAALAHLRNGPSVIQHTTAAVTGMVF is encoded by the coding sequence ATGGCTTCATCTCAAGAGTTTCTGCGTGTCTACCAGCCACCCACTACGGGAAGTGGTCAAGGCCTTTTGACGACCGTTGCTCAACTACCTACCAAATATAAAATTCGTTATTTAACACACACCGTAGAGAGTCCTTTGGATCTTTCGGTAAAACCAACTACGGAAACTATTTGTGGACCAATCACCCCACCGCCTTCACCCCCGAAAAAACGTTATCGTGATGAGAATTTCAACACAGGAATCAATGGAAACAGCAGCGATAGCACGGATGAGACTACAAAAATTCTCAAAGCGGAACTACAGCTAACAATCCAAAAGGAAGTAACACCTCAGAAGCCAATAAAAGTCTCATCGGTTCAAAGGACCTCTAAATCACAACCTCCAATtaataaagataaaaaaagTAAAGCGATGCGAAAATTGAAATTCGATGAGGATACCAGCTCTCCTGTCTCCGGAACAATCATCCGTCCACTCGAGGAAATTGGTGAAAACTCTCTGGACCAACCTGGTGACATAGACCCTCAGTATAATATTGTGGAAGTGACAGAGGAAGCCAAAGCTGAACtggcaattattaaaaatgtaattGGTGCCTACGTTTGCAAGCTATGCCGAATTGAATTCGATGACGCTTTTGGCCTAGCTCGACATCGGTGCTCGTGCATTGTCCTTTTGGAGTACCGATGTCCAGAATGCGGAAAGCGATTCAACTGTCCCGCTAATTTGGCTTCACATAGACGTTGGCACAAGCCCAAGGACGAAGTGTTGAGGAAACAAAACGAGAACAACGAAAATGAACCCCAGCATCGCTGCATGGAATGTGGGAAATCCTTCAAGCGCCAGGCCTACTTGAGAAAACATATGCTGACCCATAAAAAAGATAATGTTTCGCCTGCCATAAGTAGCGAACACAATTCAGTACAAAGCTCACGAAGCTCATTATTAACATATCGTACAGATGACTCAAATTCGGGTGAATCACATCTTTCAATTGCAGCCGGAGATAGCAATAATAGTGTCCATTACAAGGAGTATAAGGAGTATCAGGAAAATCGTTACTACAAATTTGACTCTGAGGATATGGAATCGCGGTCTGACTGTTCTTCGCCCGGTCGATTGAGGATAGTGGAGAACTCTTTAACGGAAGAGGAGAATATCGCAGCTGCAGCACTCGCGCACCTGAGGAATGGACCATCTGTTATCCAGCATACCACCGCCGCTGTTACGGGAATGGTATTCTAA